The nucleotide sequence GTACAGCGAGGTGCGCGGCCCGACGATCTCGTACCCGCCGGGCAGCGTGGACTCCAGGTGCCGCCACATGCGGTACCGCCAGGTCCAGTCGCCGGCGCGTCCGATGGTCATGCTGTCGCCGACGAACAGAAAACGCATGCTCACATCATCACGGACGCCGTCCGGAGCCTGCGACGTGATCCGGACCACGAGCGGGCGGCGGCTGCCTCCGTACGGCGACGAGGCATACGGAGGCGAGGCATACGGAGGCGAGGCGTACGGAGGCGAGGCGTACGGCGGCAAGTAGGCCGCCTACGACGAGTACGCCTACGAGAGGAAGCCGTCGACCGTCGCCGCCAGCCACTCCCCGTCGTCGTGCCACGGGAAGTGCCCGCCCCCCGCCAGGACCGCGAGCTCGGCCTTCGGGAACAGTTCCGCGTACGCCGTGGCCGTCGGCACCGGGGTGTTCGCGTCGCCCTCCCCGGCGACGACGAGCACCGGCCGCCCGAACTCCGCGAACACCGCCCGCGTGGCCTCCGGGTCGAAGGCGCCCGCGCTCGCGTAGACCCCGGCGGCCTCCCCGTTCCGCTGGAGCGCCACGGCCGCGTGCCGCTCCCGCGCCGCCTCGTCCCAGGTGCCGTGGAAGAACGGCGCGACCGCCTCGAAGGCCTCGGCGGAACCCCGTCCCGCCGCCAGCTCCTCCAGAGCCGCGTACGCCGGGCCGAACCACGGCTCCCCGCTCCGCAGCCGCGCCGCCGCGAGCCGCTCCTCCCCGGTCGTCTCCAGACCGACGGCCGCCGTGCCGGGGGTCAGCAGCACCAGCCGGGCGACCCGCTCGGGGTACCGGGCCGTGTAGAGCGCGGCGAGGTTCGCGCCCGCCGAGTGCCCGAGGAGATCGACCGTGTCGAGCCCGAGGTGCACGCGCAGCGCCTCCACGTCGTCGACGAGCCGGTCGCAGCGGTACGAGGCCGGGTCCTCCGGCACCCCGGAGGCGCCCGTGCCCCGCAGGTCGAGCCGGATCAGGGTGCGGCGGGCGTCGAGCCCGCCGAGCCCGCCGAGATAACCGGAGTCCTGCATGGGGCCGCCGGGCAGACAGATCAGCGGATCGCCGGAACCGGACGCGTGGTACGCGAGCAGGGTCCCGTCGGGAGCGGAGAGCGTAGGCATGAGCGCGACCATGGCAGCGCCTCCGGTGCAGGTCAATCGGGTTTCCCCCGCCCCGTGGCACGCTTGATCCATGCGATCTGCTCTGTGCGCCCTCGGCGCGGCCGCCGCCCTGGTGCTGCTCCCGGCCGGCCATGCCCGTGCCGAAGGGCAGGAACCCGACCGCGACTTCACCATCGAGGACTCCCGCGTCACCGAGTCCAGCGGCCTCGCCGCCAGCCGGGCCCACCCGGGGATCTACTGGACGCACAACGACCAGGACGCCCCCCTGATCTACGGCATCGACTCCCGTACGGGAAAGACGGTGGCGACCCTGACCATGCAGGGCGTCGGCACGCCCCGCGACATGGAGGCCATCGCGGTCGGCCCGGACGGCGACATCTACGTCGGCGACATCGGCGACAACCTCGACGGCTCCTGGGACCACGTCTGGATCTACCGCTTCCCCGAGCCGAAGGTCCTCAAGGACCAGAAGGTGGCGGCGAAGCAGTACGTCGTGAAGTACGCCGACGGCGCGCGGAACGCCGAGGCCCTCATGGTCCACCCGAAGACCGGCCGGGTGTACATCGCGAGCAAGAACGAGGACGGCGGCGGCCTGTACGCGGGCCCCGAGCGGCTCTCCGCGTCCGGGACGAACGTCTTCCGGCGCGTCGGCGAGGTCCCGTGGGTGACCGACGGCGCCTTCTCGCCGGCCGGCGACCGGCTCCTGCTGCGCGGCTACCTCATGGCGCGGGAGTACGCGTGGAAGGACGGACGCCTCGGCGACGAGGGCACATCGGTCGGGGCGCCGTTCCAGGGCCAGGCGGAATCGGCGACGTACACGACGGACGGCTCGGCCTACATGTTCGGCTCGGAGGGCCGCAACAGCCGGGTGGTGCGGGTGGAGCGCACGGACGCGGGCGGCTCCTCGGAGAAGCCGGCCGGCACCCCGGCCACGCCCGGCTCACCGCCGTCCCCGCGCTCCCCGGCCGCCGACGGCGAGAAGGGAAACGTCACGGTCGGCTTCCTGGTCCTCGCGGGCGCGTTCGTCCTCGTCTTCGGTATCAAGCGACTGCTGCGGCGGGGCTGAGCGGCGGACATGCCGAAGGGCCCGGCACCGGATGTCTCCGGTGCCGGGCCCTTCGCACGTACGACCGACGGTTACAGCTTCTCGATGACGTAGTCGATGCAGGCCGTCAGCGCGCGCACGTCCGCCGGGTCGATCGCCGGGAACATCGCGATCCGCAGCTGGTTGCGGCCGAGCTTGCGGTACGGCTCGGTGTCCACGATCCCGTTGGCGCGGAGCACCTTGGCGACGGCCGCCGCGTCGATCTCGTCCGAGAAGTCGATCGTGCCGATGACCTGCGAGCGCTTCGCCGCGTCCGTGACGAACGGCGTCGCGTACTTGGACTCCTCGGCCCAGCCGTACAGCGCGTCCGAGGACTCCTTCGTCCGGGCCACGGCCCAGTCCAGACCACCCTGGCCGTTGATCCACTTCAGCTGCTCGTTGAGCAGGAAGAGGGTCGAAAGCGCGGGGGTGTTGTACGTCTGGTTCTTCAGCGAGTTGTCGATCGCCGTCGGGAGGGAGAAGAACTCGGGGACGTGCCGGCCCGAGCCGTGGATCTTCTGCGCCCGCTCCAGAGCGGCCGGGGAGAAGGCCGCGAGCCACAGGCCGCCCTCGGCGGCGAAGGACTTCTGCGGGGCGAAGTAGTAGACGTCCGTCTCGGTGATGTCCACCGGGAGGCCGCCCGCGCCCGAGGTCGCGTCGACCAGGACGAGCGCGCCCTCGTCGGCGCCCGCGACCCGCTTGATCGGGGAGGCGACACCGGTGGAGGTCTCGTTGTGCGTGTACGCGTAGACGTCGACGCCCGCCTCGGCCACCGGCTCCGGGTGGGTGCCCGGGTCGGCGGAGATCACGGTCGGCTCGGCCAGCCACGGGGCCAGCTTGGCGGCCTTCGCGAACTTGGAGGAGAACTCGCCGAAGGTGAGGTGCTGCGACTTGTTCTCGATCAGACCGTGGGTCGCGACGTCCCAGAAGGCGGTGGAGCCGCCGTTGCCCAGGATCACCTCGTAACCCTCGGGGAGCGAGAAGAGGTCACGGATGCCGGTACGTACCTCGCCGACCAGGTTCTTGACCGGAGCCTGGCGGTGGGACGTGCCGAGGAGAGAGGTGCCGGTGGCGGCCAGGGCGTCCAGCGCCTCCGTACGCACCTTGGAGGGGCCCGCGCCGAAACGGCCGTCGGCGGGCTTGATGTCAGCGGGAATCTGGATATCAGCCACGAGGCGGAGAGTATCGGGTCGGGAAGGGGCCGGTCGCCGGATGTCCGCCCGATGAGACGAGGACTGAGACATCCTGGGCTTGTGGGAACACACCAGGAACGGGCCGGGGACGCCGCCCGACTCGCCGCCGAGCTGCGCGCCGCCGTCGCCGGAGACGTCGACTTCTCCGTCACCGCGCGCGCCCTGACGACGATGGACGCCTCCAACTACCGCCGGGTGCCGGTCGGTACGGTCGCGCCGCGCGACGCCGACGACGTGGCGGCGGTCCTGGAGGTGTGCCGGGCGCACGGGACGCCCGTCGTGGCGCGCGGCGCCGGCACGTCCATCGGCGGACAGGCCACGGGGACGGGCGTCGTGCTCGACTTCACACGGCACATGGCCCGGCTGGTCTCGCTCGACCCGGAGGGCCGGACGGCGGTCGTCGGCCCGGGGCTCGTCCTCGACCGGCTGCGGGAGGCGGCCCGCCCGTACGGGCTGACCTTCGGCCCGGACCCGTCCACGCACAGCCGCTGCACCCTCGGCGGCATGATCGGCAACAACGCGTGCGGGGCGCACTCGGTCGCCTGGGGCACGACGGCGGACAACGTGCGCTCGCTGAATGTGGTGACGTACCGGGGCGAGAGATTGACGCTGGGGCGGGCGGGGCGGGAGGGGCCGGGTGGACCGGAGGGGGTCGCGGCTTCGGGGGCCGTCGGTTCGACGCTCGCCGGTTCCGGGGCTTCGGGGGCTTCGGGGGCTCCGGCCGGGCTGCTCGATCTCGTCGGCGGTCACCTCTCCCTCCTGCGGACCGGATACCCGCCCGGGCTGCCGCGCCGGATCTCCGGTTACGCGCTCGACGCGCTGCTCCCCGAGCGGGGCGTCGACGTGGCCCGGTCGTTCTGCGGCAGCGAAGGCACGTTCGGGGTGCTGACGGAGGCGACGGTACGGCTCGTCCCGCTGCCGGCCGAGCCGGTGCTCGTGGTGCTCGGGTACGCGGACGAGAGCGCGGCGGCGGAGGCGGCGGCGGGGCTGCTGCCGTACGGGCCGCTCACGGTGGAGGGGATGGCGGCCGATCTCGTACGGGGCGCCGCCGGACTGCCTCGCGGTGCGGCGTGGCTGTTCTGCGAGGTGGACGGGGAGGGCGCGGCACGGGCGCTGGTCCGGGCGGCGGACGCGGTCGACTCCACCGTGGTGCGGGACCCGGCGGGGCAGCGGGCGCTGTGGCGGATCCGCGAGGACGCGGCGGGCACGGCGACGCGGAGCCGGGACGGCACGGAGGCCTGGCCCGGGTGGGAGGACTGCGCGGTGCCGCCGGCCAGGCTCGGCGCGTACCTGCGTGAATTCCGGGCGCTGCTGGCCGAGTTCGGGCTGCACGGGGTCCCGTACGGGCACTTCGGTGACGGGTGCGTGCACGTTCGGATCGACTTCGACCTGTGGACGGACAAGGGGGTAGGGGACTTCCGCCGCTTCTCGGAGGCCGTGGCCGACCTCGTCGTCGCCCACGGCGGCTCGCTCTCCGGGGAGCACGGCGACGGACAGGCGCGGGCCGAACTGCTGCCGAGGATGTACGGGAAGGAGCTCGTCGGGCTCTTCGGCGCGGTCAAGGACGTGTGGGACCCGGACGGCGGCCTCAACCCGGGGATGCTCGTCCGCCCCCGCCCGCTCGACGAGGGCCTGCGGTTCGCGGGACTGCCCCTGGTGGGCCTCGGAAGGGAGGCGGCCCGCTGCGTGGGCGTGGCCAAGTGCCGCGTGGCAGGACCGAGTTCCGGACCGGGCGTGATGTGCCCGTCCTACCGGGCGACGGGGGAGGAGAAGCACTCCACCCGGGGCCGGGCGCGACTGCTCCACGAGATGGCGCTCGGCGAGGTCGTCACGGACGGCTGGCGCTCGGAGGAGGTGCGGGAGGCGCTCGACCTGTGCCTGTCGTGCAAGGGCTGCCGCAGCGACTGCCCGGTGGGCGTCGACATGGCGGCGTACAAGGCGGAGTTCCTCGACCGGCACTACGCCGGCCCGCTCGGCTTCCTGCGCCGGCCGCGCTCGCACTGGACGATGGGCCGCCTGCCGCACTGGCTCGACGTGTTCGGACGGGGGCTGAACGCCGGGATGCGGCTGCCGTTCGCGGCGCGCCTCGCCGGGGTGACGCCGGAGCGGGCGATGCCGAGGGTGGCGGACCGGACCTTCACGTCCTGGTTCGCCGAACGCGCCTCGGTCCGCACGGCGGCCCTCACCCTCTGGCCCGACACCTTCACCGACCATCTCGCGCCGGAGGTGGGCCGGGCGGCGGTCCGGGTCCTGGAGGCGGCGGGCCTGGGCGTGGCACTCCCGCAGGGCCGGGTGTGCTGCGGGCTGACGTACGTGTCGACGGGCCAGCTGGGGGCGGCGCGGAGGGTGATGCGGAGAACGCTGGACGTGATGGCAGGGGGTGCGGAAGGGGCCGCCGGACCCACGGGGCCCGTCGTGGTGCTGGAACCCTCCTGCGCGGCGACCCTCCGCACCGACCTGCCGGAACTGCTGCCCGACGACCCGAGGGCGGCCCGCCTGGCGGCCTCGGTACGGACCTTCGCGGAGGCCCTGGAGACGCTGGCACCGGACTGGGAGCCGCCGCGCCTGGACCGCCCGGTGACCGGCCAGACGCACTGCCACCAGCACGCGGTCCTCGGCGACGCGGCCGACCGCCGCCTGCGCACACGCGCGGGCCTGACGGGAGACCTCGCGGGCGGGTGCTGCGGCCTCGCGGGAAACTTCGGCTT is from Streptomyces venezuelae ATCC 10712 and encodes:
- a CDS encoding alpha/beta fold hydrolase, which translates into the protein MPTLSAPDGTLLAYHASGSGDPLICLPGGPMQDSGYLGGLGGLDARRTLIRLDLRGTGASGVPEDPASYRCDRLVDDVEALRVHLGLDTVDLLGHSAGANLAALYTARYPERVARLVLLTPGTAAVGLETTGEERLAAARLRSGEPWFGPAYAALEELAAGRGSAEAFEAVAPFFHGTWDEAARERHAAVALQRNGEAAGVYASAGAFDPEATRAVFAEFGRPVLVVAGEGDANTPVPTATAYAELFPKAELAVLAGGGHFPWHDDGEWLAATVDGFLS
- a CDS encoding membrane protein, which codes for MRSALCALGAAAALVLLPAGHARAEGQEPDRDFTIEDSRVTESSGLAASRAHPGIYWTHNDQDAPLIYGIDSRTGKTVATLTMQGVGTPRDMEAIAVGPDGDIYVGDIGDNLDGSWDHVWIYRFPEPKVLKDQKVAAKQYVVKYADGARNAEALMVHPKTGRVYIASKNEDGGGLYAGPERLSASGTNVFRRVGEVPWVTDGAFSPAGDRLLLRGYLMAREYAWKDGRLGDEGTSVGAPFQGQAESATYTTDGSAYMFGSEGRNSRVVRVERTDAGGSSEKPAGTPATPGSPPSPRSPAADGEKGNVTVGFLVLAGAFVLVFGIKRLLRRG
- the serC gene encoding phosphoserine transaminase, with translation MADIQIPADIKPADGRFGAGPSKVRTEALDALAATGTSLLGTSHRQAPVKNLVGEVRTGIRDLFSLPEGYEVILGNGGSTAFWDVATHGLIENKSQHLTFGEFSSKFAKAAKLAPWLAEPTVISADPGTHPEPVAEAGVDVYAYTHNETSTGVASPIKRVAGADEGALVLVDATSGAGGLPVDITETDVYYFAPQKSFAAEGGLWLAAFSPAALERAQKIHGSGRHVPEFFSLPTAIDNSLKNQTYNTPALSTLFLLNEQLKWINGQGGLDWAVARTKESSDALYGWAEESKYATPFVTDAAKRSQVIGTIDFSDEIDAAAVAKVLRANGIVDTEPYRKLGRNQLRIAMFPAIDPADVRALTACIDYVIEKL
- a CDS encoding FAD-binding and (Fe-S)-binding domain-containing protein, with translation MRRGLRHPGLVGTHQERAGDAARLAAELRAAVAGDVDFSVTARALTTMDASNYRRVPVGTVAPRDADDVAAVLEVCRAHGTPVVARGAGTSIGGQATGTGVVLDFTRHMARLVSLDPEGRTAVVGPGLVLDRLREAARPYGLTFGPDPSTHSRCTLGGMIGNNACGAHSVAWGTTADNVRSLNVVTYRGERLTLGRAGREGPGGPEGVAASGAVGSTLAGSGASGASGAPAGLLDLVGGHLSLLRTGYPPGLPRRISGYALDALLPERGVDVARSFCGSEGTFGVLTEATVRLVPLPAEPVLVVLGYADESAAAEAAAGLLPYGPLTVEGMAADLVRGAAGLPRGAAWLFCEVDGEGAARALVRAADAVDSTVVRDPAGQRALWRIREDAAGTATRSRDGTEAWPGWEDCAVPPARLGAYLREFRALLAEFGLHGVPYGHFGDGCVHVRIDFDLWTDKGVGDFRRFSEAVADLVVAHGGSLSGEHGDGQARAELLPRMYGKELVGLFGAVKDVWDPDGGLNPGMLVRPRPLDEGLRFAGLPLVGLGREAARCVGVAKCRVAGPSSGPGVMCPSYRATGEEKHSTRGRARLLHEMALGEVVTDGWRSEEVREALDLCLSCKGCRSDCPVGVDMAAYKAEFLDRHYAGPLGFLRRPRSHWTMGRLPHWLDVFGRGLNAGMRLPFAARLAGVTPERAMPRVADRTFTSWFAERASVRTAALTLWPDTFTDHLAPEVGRAAVRVLEAAGLGVALPQGRVCCGLTYVSTGQLGAARRVMRRTLDVMAGGAEGAAGPTGPVVVLEPSCAATLRTDLPELLPDDPRAARLAASVRTFAEALETLAPDWEPPRLDRPVTGQTHCHQHAVLGDAADRRLRTRAGLTGDLAGGCCGLAGNFGFEPGHYEVSVACAEDQLLPALRGAAPEATVLADGFSCRTQMGDLAGVRGRHLAEVLAEAVDEGETGS